A single region of the Brassica rapa cultivar Chiifu-401-42 chromosome A03, CAAS_Brap_v3.01, whole genome shotgun sequence genome encodes:
- the LOC103860599 gene encoding leucine-rich repeat receptor-like protein kinase TDR, whose translation MNKKNTSLSLVHLFILLLPFSSLSLKLSPQLSSLISLKTSLSSSPSAFQDWKVTDNQNGAVWCSWSGVVCDNATAQVISLDLSNRNLTGHLPQQIRYLSSSLLYLNLSKNSLVGPFPTSLFDLTKLTTLDISHNSFESSFPPGISKLKFLRVFNAFSNNFEGLLPLEVARLRFLEELNLGGSYFEGEIPAAYGGLQRLKFIHLAGNLLGGALPPRLGFLPNLQHIEIGYNQFTGNIPSEFSSLSNLKYLDVSNCTLSGSLPQELGNLTKLETLLLFFNGFTGAIPESFSNLKSLKSLDLSSNQLSGTIPPGFSSLKNLTWFSVISNNLSGEVPEGIGELPELTTLSLWNNNFTGALPQKLGTNGKLETLDVSNNSFTGTIPPSLCNGNKLYKLILFSNNLEGQLPKSLTTCTSLWRFRTQNNRLNGTIPLGFGSLDNLTFVDLSSNRFTDQIPSDFAEAPVLQYLNLSCNSFHSRLPENIWKAPNLQIFSASFSDVIGEVPNYVGCKSFYRVELQGNSLNGTIPWDIGHCEKLLSLNLSRNYLTGIIPWEISTLPSIADVDLSRNLLTGTIPSDFGSSKTITTFNVSFNQLTGPVPTGSFTHLNPLFFSSNEGLCGDVLRKPCGSDTEPEIYGRKKTAGAIVWIMAAAIGAAFFLLVAAARCFKKSKVDGGEVGPWKLTAFQRLNFTADDVVECLSKTDNILGMGSTGTVYKAEMPNGEVIAVKKLWGKNKENGKIRRRKSGVLAEVDVLGHVRHRNIVRLLGCCSNRECTMLLYEYMPNGSLDDLLHGGDKTTNAAAEWTALYNIAIGVAQGICYLHHDCDPVIVHRDLKPSNILLDGDFEARVADFGVAKLIQTDESMSVVAGSYGYIAPEYAYTLQVDKKSDIYSFGVILLEIITGKKSVEPEFGEGNSIVDWVRSKLKTKEDVEEVLDKSRGRSCSLIREEMKQMLRIALLCTSRNPTDRPPMRDVLLILQEAKPKRKTVGDNVVVLGNVSDVNLEGVCGGNAGVKCQKIGV comes from the exons ATGAACAAGAAGAACACTTCTCTTTCTCTTGTTCATCTCTTtatccttcttcttcctttctctTCCTTATCTCTCAAGCTTTCACCTCAGCTCTCCTCTCTCATTTCCCTCAAAACATCTCTCTCCTCCTCCCCCTCTGCCTTTCAAGACTGGAAAGTCACCGATAACCAAAACGGCGCCGTTTGGTGTTCTTGGTCCGGTGTAGTCTGCGACAATGCAACGGCTCAAGTCATTTCTCTTGACCTCTCTAACCGGAACCTCACAGGCCATCTTCCTCAACAGATTCGTTACTTGTCATCAAGCTTGCTCTACTTGAACCTCAGTAAGAACTCCTTGGTGGGTCCGTTTCCCACTTCTCTCTTTGACCTCACCAAGCTCACCACTCTTGACATCAGCCATAACTCCTTTGAATCAAGTTTCCCTCCTGGAATCTCCAAGCTCAAGTTCTTAAGAGTCTTCAACGCCTTCAGCAACAACTTCGAAGGCTTGTTGCCTCTGGAAGTGGCTCGTCTCCGTTTCTTGGAAGAGCTTAACCTCGGTGGTAGCTACTTCGAAGGAGAGATACCTGCAGCTTACGGTGGTTTACAGAGACTAAAGTTTATCCATTTAGCCGGAAACCTTCTCGGAGGCGCTTTACCTCCGAGATTAGGCTTCCTACCAAACCTCCAACACATCGAGATCGGTTACAATCAGTTCACAGGAAACATACCTTCTGAATTCTCATCACTCTCGAATCTTAAGTACCTTGACGTCTCCAACTGCACCCTCTCTGGCTCTCTCCCTCAAGAACTCGGAAACCTCACAAAGCTCGAGACTTTGCTCCTCTTCTTCAACGGCTTCACCGGCGCAATCCCAGAGAGTTTCAGCAACTTAAAATCTCTAAAGTCACTAGATTTATCAAGCAACCAGCTCTCAGGCACCATCCCTCCAGGCTTCTCCTCCTTAAAGAATCTCACGTGGTTTAGCGTAATCAGCAACAATCTCTCGGGGGAAGTCCCCGAAGGCATCGGGGAGCTCCCGGAGCTAACCACATTGTCTCTCTGGAACAACAACTTCACCGGAGCTTTACCGCAGAAGCTCGGAACAAACGGAAAGCTCGAGACTTTAGACGTCTCAAACAACTCATTCACCGGAACCATCCCTCCTTCTCTCTGCAACGGCAACAAGCTTTACAAACTCATCCTCTTCTCCAACAACCTCGAAGGCCAGCTCCCAAAGAGCTTAACAACCTGCACGTCTCTCTGGAGGTTCAGGACTCAAAACAACAGACTAAACGGCACCATACCGTTAGGATTCGGCTCTCTTGACAACCTCACGTTCGTAGACCTGAGCAGCAACAGATTCACCGACCAGATTCCATCGGACTTCGCCGAAGCTCCTGTTCTTCAGTACTTGAACCTCTCCTGCAACTCGTTCCACAGCAGATTACCGGAGAATATCTGGAAAGCTCCCAACTTGCAGATCTTCTCGGCGAGTTTCAGCGACGTGATCGGTGAGGTTCCAAACTACGTGGGATGCAAGAGCTTCTACAGGGTTGAGCTGCAAGGAAACTCGCTCAACGGGACCATCCCTTGGGACATAGGACACTGCGAAAAGCTTCTCTCTTTGAACCTCAGCCGCAACTACTTAACCGGAATCATCCCCTGGGAGATTTCCACGCTTCCTTCCATTGCTGACGTGGATCTTTCTCGTAACCTCTTAACCGGTACGATCCCCTCCGACTTCGGAAGCTCCAAAACCATAACGACTTTCAACGTTTCGTTTAATCAGTTAACCGGTCCGGTTCCGACCGGTTCGTTCACGCATTTGAATCCGTTGTTCTTCTCCTCTAACGAGGGGCTGTGCGGAGACGTGCTAAGGAAGCCTTGCGGCTCCGATACGGAACCGGAGATTTACGGCCGGAAGAAAACCGCCGGAGCTATAGTCTGGATAATGGCGGCGGCCATCGGCGCCGCGTTCTTCCTCCTCGTCGCCGCCGCTCGGTGCTTCAAGAAAAGCAAAGTCGACGGCGGAGAGGTAGGACCGTGGAAGCTGACGGCGTTCCAGAGGCTGAACTTCACGGCGGACGACGTCGTCGAGTGTCTCTCGAAGACGGACAACATCCTCGGGATGGGGTCGACGGGGACGGTGTACAAGGCCGAGATGCCGAACGGGGAGGTCATCGCGGTGAAGAAGCTCTGGGGGAAGAACAAGGAGAACGGGAAGATCCGGCGGCGGAAGAGCGGCGTGCTCGCGGAGGTCGACGTGTTAGGCCACGTGCGCCACCGGAACATCGTGCGCCTCCTCGGATGCTGCTCGAACCGGGAGTGCACGATGCTTCTGTACGAGTACATGCCCAACGGGAGCTTGGACGATCTCCTCCACGGAGGGGATAAGACGACTAACGCGGCGGCGGAGTGGACGGCGTTGTATAATATCGCGATCGGAGTCGCTCAGGGGATTTGCTACCTCCACCACGACTGTGATCCGGTGATCGTGCACCGTGATTTGAAGCCTAGTAATATTCTCCTCGACGGGGACTTCGAGGCGCGTGTGGCGGACTTCGGCGTCGCGAAGTTGATTCAGACCGATGAGTCTATGTCCGTCGTTGCCGGATCTTACGGTTATATTGCGCCAG AGTATGCATACACACTACAAGTGGATAAAAAGAGTGATATCTACAGTTTTGGAGTGATACTATTAGAAATCATAACCGGAAAAAAATCGGTCGAACCGGAATTTGGAGAAGGTAATAGTATCGTGGATTGGGTTAGATCAAAGCTGAAGACAAAGGAAGATGTAGAGGAAGTGCTAGACAAAAGCAGGGGTAGGTCGTGTAGTCTCATAAGAGAAGAGATGAAACAGATGTTGAGGATTGCATTGTTGTGTACAAGTCGGAATCCAACGGATCGGCCGCCGATGAGAGATGTGTTGCTGATTCTCCAAGAGGCGAAGCCAAAGAGGAAGACAGTGGGAGATAATGTGGTTGTTCTTGGCAATGTTAGTGATGTTAATCTGGAAGGTGTTTGTGGTGGTAATGCTGGTGTTAAATGTCAGAAGATTGGAGTGTGA